In Salarias fasciatus chromosome 9, fSalaFa1.1, whole genome shotgun sequence, the genomic stretch GTCACTCGGTTCGTGACTCGCCatctttctccccctctctcactctctctctctctctgtctctctctctgtctcttgctctctctcgcGCTCACACTGtcacgtgatgacgtcatgttcATAAACTTAATCAAAAGTCTCCAAAATTAAACTACTgtggaagtaaaactgaaagttcAACCACATGTAAGTGCTGCTGGATAAAGAATAATTTTTAggcattgaataaattatattttatatttaatccttATCTTCTATATAAGtgtattgcatttttttcaatgacagtATTGAAACTGATACCGTTGCTTTTGAAAGACACCGCAGGTATACCTTATTACTGCCCAaccctagtgtgtgtgtgtgtgtgtgtgtgtgtgtgtgtgtgtgtgtgtgtgtgtgtgtatatatatggtATTATTTGTTGAGTTTTTATTACACAATACCTACCCTGACCTCCTTTTTTCAAGTCCTCCAcgtgaaaaatatgaaaaaaaaaacctaataaaAACTAACGCtaaatgttttttcaaaaataaaaactaataaaaactagAAAACTCGCATTAAAAACTAACTAAAACTAACTAAATTAGGGGAAAAAAGCCAAAACTAACtaaattgggggaaaaaaagtcaaaactaactaaaactaatgaaaatgaaaaatccGAAACTATTATAACCTTGTTGGTAAATCGGAATACACTCAGTCTTGTTCTCCACTTTGCATTGCAACTCAAGcacacagcgcctcctctggtaTTGAATTTTactcacagcaacaacacaacattaCACTTTAGAAAACAACAGGGATGCACAATATATCGGCCATCATGAGtcctttcagttttttaaaaatggtatcACTCTGATTATTAAAAGTGAGCTGAAATGAATATCATTGTGGTCTAATGATCTGCAGCAGGTCTTTCCTCTCATCTCTTGtgcagctggagaaccacaCATGTCAGAACTCAGCCCACTCTCTCTAGTAGAAGTTGGTAGACAGCTTCTGTGGTGGTGAGAATCGTACTCGCACACACTCGATTTGATGCCtcagtttctgttttattatttaagcAGCCGGACAGCCACTGATTGGCCAGGCCAGACATCACCAGATGAGTTAGGAGAGTTACTCATAAGATCATCATAGGAGTAACTCACgccattttaaaaatgaaattggaACAAGAATGATTGGAAATGGATGCACAGAAATCAGTACTGTGCAGAAACAACCAGGTGCAGCCACTTCTTTGTCTGGTGGCTGATGGGAGGATTCAGTTCCAGCTGGACAGAGAGGGCGCTGGCCTGGGGCGGGTAGCCGCCTATGTGGGCCGCTTCTCCTGGGTATGCTCATGACCCTCTGCCCGAGTGGGTGGGTTAAGCTCTTGGGCTTTTGTGCCCTGGGGCCTCGGCTCTGATCACCCTGGGTGTCCGGTGCTCAGCGAGGTTGGTGCCTGCTGGTCTTAGTCTCCTGGGGCGTGGGGGTCACACCCCGTGGCTGCTGGGGGTCCCGACTGGGACATTCCTCTGAACCAGGACCGGTGAACGGACATCTTCCTGGGGTGGTGGCTtagatctgggctctgggattgACGTCagttgtctgggccctgagaacctttctggcctgcttctggtttTGTCAGAGgtctgttgtggaaattctattaataaatgcaccaagGATGAGTTCCTTATgattcctttaattccagttgcaacaggagagaatcACCACGGTCCTCAGTCAGGGTGAGTTCTGAAGTTCTGAgatacagactgatatttataccctgtcCTGAACCCCTGGggccaggggcagacatgttaatgtcattaacatgtcttagaggctgccttcagtcaagaagggacacatatttaacatatgaagtgacaaaggaacaactccaaccacccaaccagTCCCGGCGGCATGGGCGGGCATTAGGGGGCCGTGCCCGCCCACGGAGTCGGGTGTGCCCGCCCTGGACTGACAgcaaaggtttcagttttatttttttacagaaattgtattctccaaaatggagTCATACTATAATCTAAGActagattgttgttacacacctgcgccactagatggagccaaagtagcagtgaccaggaagccaatggagcatcacagtgatctgataaaaaatggaggaaggtgaccatctggaattAAGGGGCTCAAATACtaaacaagtgagcaaacaacagaggcgaagttttgatgccaactttaaactgatggttcaacgcagcagagtcaacacacCTGCCAAGCGGCCAAGATGTATTAGACTGAATTtctaatgctcatgaagttgaacataacttgattttgatggttataaagttatttaattcattactgcagttactgaacctttgaggctacctatttgttgcttattcactgagccATAGCCTCAGATTTTAAGAAAGAGAAtgtagttttttatttaacactgcagtagtatttcttgatcttaaatcacatgaaatgttatctgtgttgtgagttttccaagAATAACCTtacaatgaaaagttgtttaatgagtagccttattgtcttcaacatatttttattttcacaaaatgatatttgaaaaataggggttgtCTTATAATCACAGTCGTCTTATATTCCCATATAGTAAGAGAGAAATATTTAGACAACATAAAGGCAAACttgatttgttacatttttatgtcactatgtttttgcttatttttagaGAGGGAAAAATCTATTAAAATCGTAACTCGAGTGTTGTTGAAAAAATCGAGGATTTGCTTTCTTATCACCTCAGCTCCCAttgctgttcttcatcttttaaGTGTTACAAATAAACATAGCACTACACTaatggtttctgtttgttgttttacacacacacacacacacacacacacacacacacacacacacacacacacacacacacacatatacatacatacatatatatatatatatatatatatatatatatatatacatgcatgtatggatggatgggtgaactGCCTGTTTTTAGTGAGAAAAGGATATCAAAACTGTAGGAGTGCCCACAGAGCCACTGTTCAGCCTGAGGCAGATAGGTTCCACAAAATTATGCCCCCCTTGAAAAAATGTAATGCCCCCCCTCtaatttgtttctgcagccggGTCTGCACCCAACGCACTTCGAcccccctgtggctgccgatGCATCTTAGAAGAGTAGCATACAAACCATAGATACCTTTTGGAGATTATGCCCGGTCACGGGGAGACACATCTGTGTAGCATATAACAGGACAAACGGGAATGACATCCCCTCCTTCCCGGCTACAGTTGTGTGAGGATCCCAGGGGGCCGTCTGCTGGGGAAGTTtacttaaagttgataaccatcacatgcatcaaatacataaaaatttccatcacaggtcatatttgcatgatcacagtcacatttgcatgatcacgctgatctttcatcactcttcatattctgcatgtggacccGAAAGGGAAGAAGGAGCTGCCAGTGTCATTTGCATGCAAGAAGAAGTCAATACTTATATAGTCGTACCTCTTCACATCTTTAAACACAGCCATCACTAAATACAGAATTACAAAACAATCCTCCTGCCATCGACAAACTGTACTTTTGAGTTAGGCTAACTTTGACAAGTGTGTAGTCTTTGTGAGACCAGCGTGAAACTGTAAATCTCCTCTTACATTATAAATGATTTaactgtcaaacatttctaaatgttACCCAGTAATGAGCAAATCATATAATATCGAAATCGTTTTAACAGGGTTCAGACACTTTTTCACCTATGATTTTCAATGAGTTTTCCATGACTTCATCACTTTTTACCAAATTTCCATGACCAAAGCACAGCTTCAGGATTCattgaaatttatttttatccCAGTATTCAAACATAACGTCGTGAGGAAGGCTCCTCAGAGATACTGTGCTTCTCGTCTGATGTCTCCGCCATCATCTCCACAGCTGTCTTTCTTTCCTTGGCAAGCATCTCTTCTGGCTGCTTGGAGCTGTCTTTAACACACAGAATGTCTCTACTTTGCAAggaagcaaaaagaaagaaaacttccCGATTGTGAGACAACCACTCTATCAACCAAACCAAAGTCACCACCTTTAAAGATTAACCTGTAGAAATAATGAAACTCATCTTTTATCTTGTACTTTTTGTGCCTGCAGAGCTCCCACAGTACCATGACTGTAGAGAAGAGCAGCTCcgtaaacaggaaacaaactgctGTCAAGAGCAGGAAGAACCTGGACATCCACAGATCAAacgggaagaagaagaaccagaacctctaaagatcaaagaggaggaagaagaagaaccagaattTCCACAgtttaaagaggaggaggaggaatgtggTACCAGCCAGAGGGGAGAGCAGCATAttgtgaagtttgaaagtgattcTTTTAAAATTTCTTCTATTGATGAGCAAACTTACCAGAGTAAACCTGAAGAAGTACCGGACGctgagcagttcctctctcaggactctgaagtccaccggGTGAAAGAACAGATTGATGCAGAATCAACTAGAAATGCAGAACAGAACGTCATCAGCATATTTCACAGTGACAGTGTGGAAACATTTcctgtgtcagagaagcaggctgaatgtgaagaaACATGTGGTGAAACTGTCTGTAAAAACCACAAATTATGTCATAAGGTTGAAACGGTCACTGATAAGATGGTAATTTGTGAAATGCATGGCAACAGTTTGACCCGTCATGATAATTTGAAGATACACATGAGACTTCACACAGgagagaagccgtattcttgtgaaacatgtgggaaatgtttcaatAAACACAGTAATTTGTCGGTCCAcatgagaagtcacacaggtgagaagccttattcgTGTGAAACgtgtttgaaaagtttcagtcacAAGTCTTATTTGTcgatccacatgagaattcacacaggtgcgaagccttattcttgtaaaacatgtgggaaatgtttcagtgtaCACagtaatttgttggtccacatgagaactcacacaggtgagaagccttattcttgcAGAACATGTCGGAAAAGATTCAGAGGACAGACGAGTTTGCTACACcacttgagaactcacacaggtgataAACCAtattcatgtgaaacatgtaGAAAATGTTTTGGTCAAAAGTCCCATTTGTTGGCCCACaggaggactcacacaggtgagaagccgcattcttgtgaaacatgtaggAAGAGATTCAGAAGACGGAGTCATTTGTTGCACCatatgagaactcacacaggagAGAAGCCGTATTCCTGTGAAAcgtgtcagaaaagtttcagtcaaaagAGTgttttgttgcgccacatgagaactcacacaggtgagaagccgcattcttgtgaaacatgtaggAAGAGATTCAGAAGACGGAGTCATTTGTTGCGCCatatgagaactcacacaggagagaagccgtattcctgtgaaacatgtcagaaaagtttcagtcaaaacagtgttttgttgcgcCACATTAGAACTCACACaagtgagaagccgtattcttgtgaaacatgtgagaaaagtttcagtcaaaacaGTAGTTTGTTGCAACACGTGAGAATTCACACAGCCGAGAAACAATATTTTTGTAAAACgtgtgagaaaagtttcaaTCAACACAGTGATTTGTTGCTCCACAAGAAAACTCACAAacgtgagaagccgtattcttgtcaaacatgtgggaaaagtttcaggcAACCGTGTGATTTGTTGCGCCatatgagaactcacacaggtgagaagccgtattcttgtgaaacgtgtgggaaaagtttcagtcaacggAGTCATATGATAcgccacaagagaactcacacaggtgagaagccgtattcttgtgaaacgtgtcagaaaagtttcagtcaaaagAGTgttttgttgcgccacatgagaactcacacatgTGGGAGAAGATTTTCTCATCGTAATTCACTGCTGCACCACCTGAAATCTCACAAACAGATGAAGTCATGAAAGACTGTGAGAGATCTCattcaggaagtccagctttAGTCCAAATTTGCAAGATATCTATTTTGAAAGAAACGTTACTGATGTAATCCCGGCTGAGGCAGTAGCCCTGTTTACAAGGATTCAATAATCCAACTATGACATCAATTAGATTGTAAACATCTCGTGTAAGCACCTAAGTCTATCAGATTCACTCAGATTGGATTAAATTTCAGATCAAATTGTAGGAGTTTGTGTGCTCTGATTAATAATGTACTTGATGCCTCGTGTAAACAGCTGAAGACAGTGGACCGAGTTATGCCAGCAGTCCTGGTCGTGCGCTCTCTTGTACATAGTCATGTAATGATAATCGGACTGACCACCTACAcccatgtaaacaggacctgtgcttcaggaggttttttttttttgtttctattctGTCACAAAAATTATGAACTTTCAAGAATGGAAATAAAACAGGATGAGTCCACATGATTATTTaacttttcattcttttgtgcTCCATAGGTCATTCGTACACAGGGCAATTTAGAGTGCTTCACAAGtacaaagaaacataaaattaCTTTGAATTCATGGAAACTGTCAGTGCCGTCCAACACCACTGACCCCAATGCATGGAGGTGCAACCTGGAACGCGCACCAAGGCTGAGATGACACCATGAATGTCCAGACAGTTCCAGTCGTACCtgaaatttcatttattttcgcAGTCAACTCCACTGCCTCTCCAAAACTGTTTGCTCCATCTCATACACCCTTACATGTTTGACGGACCTGACTTAAAGCACTTCCAACGGAAGTGTTAGTGCCACTCACAGTCACAAAATATCACATAAAATGAATgaccaaatttaaaaaaatggctgTGACAGAATCCAAAAAAGGCccataaataacagaaaaaggCAAATCAAAAAGAATTGAGATTTAAAACGAAgccaataaaaatgcatttgaaatAGTATATTTTGGGCTTTTCTCATATTGATATTTGTCGTTCCAGAACACCCTCAAATATTCCGTCCTCTGATCAGAAAACTCAGCACGTCATGCTGTTCTAGATCCTGGATACAAACAACAGACTCACTGTATGTGTCCACCATAGAAATAAATACACTTCTGCATGAGCAGAGGAAGAGCTTCACTGCATCACTTCAAAAATTAATCCAAGATTATTTTCAAGGAGGAATTTTCAAAATCAGTAAAACctgtgaaaataatgttttcagtCCTGATTGTGTCAGCAGTCCTCGGGTgctcaggaagtttgttcctcAGGTGAGAAGTGtaggaactaaaagctgcttcacctcgtTTGCTTCAGatcaaatccatccatccatccatccatccattttctaccgcatATTTGAggccgggtcacgggggcagcagtctcagcagggatacccagacttccctgtccccagacacttcctccagctcctctgggaggatcccaaggcattcccaggccagccgagagacatagtctctccagcgtgtcctgggtcttccccggggtctcctcccagtgggacatgcccggaacacctccctcgggaggcgtccaggaggcatcctaaacagatgtccgagccacctcagctggttcctctcgatgtggaggagtagcggctctactccgagctcctccctggtgactgagctcctcaccctatctctaagggagcgcccagccaccctacggaggaagctcatttcggccgcttgtatccgggatcttgtcctttcggtcatgacccaaaggtcatgaccataggtgagggtgggaacgtagattgaccggtaaatcgagagcttcgcctttcggctcagctccttcttcaccacgacggaccgatacaacgactgcatcactgcagccgctgcaccgatccgcctgtcaatctcacgctccatccgtcccccactcatgaataagaccccaagatacttgaactcctccacttgggctagggtctctccaccaacctggagggggcaagccaccttcgtccggtcgaggaccatggcctcgaatttggaggtgctgatcctcatccctgccgcttcacactcggctgcgaaccgccccagtgcatgctgtaggtccgggttcgatgaagccaacaggacaacatcatctgcaaaaagcagagatgaaatcctgtggttcccgaaccggaccccctccggcccctggctgcacctagaaattctgtccatgaagattatgaacagaactgg encodes the following:
- the LOC115394684 gene encoding zinc finger protein 436-like codes for the protein MPHLSPEQHLQALGTRDLSGPGGPSAAESLQFPLCPVGVSMKLNIVLFTVFEQTIVQFEEEIDRQRRLLEISLKPQTNFNRAETQQQHIGEQKTISSLKQEEREAPHIKAEEDLVEVSVIDGERENSLDSVRDLTTQRLTAAAVEIFTLFQQTIVQYEEEIDRQRRLLEINWSPQIKLYRTELPQYHDCREEQLRKQETNCCQEQEEPGHPQIKREEEEPEPLKIKEEEEEEPEFPQFKEEEEECGTSQRGEQHIVKFESDSFKISSIDEQTYQSKPEEVPDAEQFLSQDSEVHRVKEQIDAESTRNAEQNVISIFHSDSVETFPVSEKQAECEETCGETVCKNHKLCHKVETVTDKMVICEMHGNSLTRHDNLKIHMRLHTGEKPYSCETCGKCFNKHSNLSVHMRSHTGEKPYSCETCLKSFSHKSYLSIHMRIHTGEKPYSCRTCRKRFRGQTSLLHHLRTHTGDKPYSCETCRKCFGQKSHLLAHRRTHTGEKPHSCETCRKRFRRRSHLLHHMRTHTGEKPYSCETCQKSFSQKSVLLRHMRTHTGEKPHSCETCRKRFRRRSHLLRHMRTHTGEKPYSCETCQKSFSQNSVLLRHIRTHTSEKPYSCETCEKSFSQNSSLLQHVRIHTAEKQYFCKTCEKSFNQHSDLLLHKKTHKREKPYSCQTCGKSFRQPCDLLRHMRTHTGEKPYSCETCGKSFSQRSHMIRHKRTHTGEKPYSCETCQKSFSQKSVLLRHMRTHTCGRRFSHRNSLLHHLKSHKQMKS